A single region of the Cyanobacteria bacterium FACHB-DQ100 genome encodes:
- a CDS encoding aminotransferase class IV — protein sequence MVKHWYNGSAIEGDQIQLSINDPGLIYGATTFTTLRVYQSLDHALTQWDEHCERLKTTIAAFHWQDPNWNNIRSGAEWMALHYPTLRVVVFPDGREWITGRLLPSDLAQRQQQGITAWVAESELSRSLPQHKTGNYLAPWLALQTAQQLNAQEAILIDQHGNWLESSTGTLWGWKDDRWWTPPLSTGILPGLLRSRLVPELSPIEEAWTAEVVKGFEAIAYTNCVMELIPIHTVIDRDQKYHYNSAHTKFQQIRNLFLTNSTDL from the coding sequence ATGGTGAAACATTGGTACAACGGCAGCGCGATCGAGGGCGACCAAATTCAACTCTCAATCAATGATCCAGGCTTAATTTATGGTGCAACGACGTTTACAACATTGCGAGTGTATCAATCCCTGGATCACGCTTTAACTCAGTGGGATGAACATTGTGAGCGATTGAAGACCACGATCGCAGCCTTTCACTGGCAAGATCCAAACTGGAACAACATTCGCTCTGGTGCAGAATGGATGGCGCTTCACTATCCAACGCTGAGAGTTGTTGTGTTTCCAGATGGGCGAGAATGGATTACGGGTCGATTGCTCCCTTCTGATTTAGCTCAGCGTCAACAGCAAGGCATTACTGCTTGGGTAGCAGAATCAGAACTGAGTCGATCGCTGCCTCAACATAAAACCGGGAACTATCTCGCGCCTTGGCTTGCACTGCAAACCGCGCAGCAATTGAATGCTCAAGAAGCAATTTTGATTGATCAGCATGGAAACTGGCTCGAATCAAGCACGGGGACGCTTTGGGGCTGGAAAGACGATCGCTGGTGGACACCACCTTTAAGCACGGGCATCTTACCCGGATTATTGCGCTCGCGCTTAGTTCCAGAACTATCACCGATCGAGGAAGCTTGGACGGCTGAAGTGGTGAAGGGATTTGAAGCGATCGCCTATACGAACTGTGTGATGGAACTGATTCCGATTCATACGGTGATCGATCGCGACCAAAAGTATCACTACAATTCGGCTCATACAAAATTTCAGCAAATCAGAAATCTCTTTCTGACCAACTCTACCGACTTGTAG
- a CDS encoding tetratricopeptide repeat protein — protein MQLSFCIIVKNEEQNLPQCLRSVQDWVDEMIVLDTGSSDRTVEIARSFGAQVHSFDWCNDFSAARNECLKYAQDDWVLVLDADETLVPEVAPILRSAIEQEEYLVFNLVRREVGAAQSPYSLVSRLFRRHPELWFSRPYHEMIDDQVLLLLQHEPHWKIGAVSEVAILHEGYQADVIAGRDKVNRARSTMEAFLAAHPNDPYVCSKLGALYVGVGETAKGIELLERGLSAVEDASTKYELHYHLGVVYSELNEIEKAAQQYQEAIRQAVLPKLKLGAINNFASLLKDCGDLQNAALLYQQALDIDPTFAIAYCNLGATLKAMGQFTTAIDHYHQAIALNPNYAEAYQNLGVVLLNLGRVPQSLEAFRTAIALHQQQNPSEAERLKLGLREMGLW, from the coding sequence ATGCAGCTAAGCTTTTGTATCATTGTCAAAAATGAAGAGCAGAATTTGCCGCAATGCTTGAGGAGTGTGCAGGATTGGGTCGATGAAATGATTGTGTTAGATACGGGATCGAGCGATCGTACCGTTGAAATTGCTCGATCGTTTGGGGCACAAGTTCACTCTTTTGATTGGTGTAATGATTTCTCAGCAGCGCGGAATGAGTGCTTGAAGTATGCTCAGGACGATTGGGTATTAGTGCTGGATGCAGATGAAACTTTAGTGCCTGAAGTTGCGCCGATTTTGCGAAGCGCGATCGAGCAGGAGGAGTATTTAGTCTTTAATTTAGTCCGGAGGGAAGTTGGAGCCGCACAATCGCCGTACTCGCTAGTTTCTCGATTGTTTCGGCGGCATCCTGAACTTTGGTTTTCTCGTCCCTATCACGAGATGATTGATGATCAGGTGTTGTTGTTGTTGCAGCACGAACCGCACTGGAAAATTGGAGCAGTTTCAGAAGTTGCAATTCTGCATGAAGGCTATCAGGCGGACGTGATCGCGGGGCGCGACAAGGTGAATAGAGCACGATCGACCATGGAAGCCTTCCTCGCTGCTCATCCGAATGATCCTTATGTTTGTAGCAAGCTGGGTGCGCTCTATGTTGGAGTGGGTGAAACTGCAAAAGGAATCGAGCTTTTAGAGCGGGGATTATCGGCGGTCGAAGATGCTTCGACAAAATACGAACTGCATTATCATCTGGGTGTTGTGTATTCAGAGCTAAATGAGATAGAGAAAGCGGCACAACAGTATCAGGAAGCGATTCGGCAGGCAGTTCTACCAAAACTTAAGCTAGGAGCAATCAATAACTTTGCAAGCCTGCTGAAGGACTGTGGTGATCTGCAAAATGCAGCGCTTCTTTATCAACAAGCTTTAGACATTGATCCAACTTTCGCGATCGCATATTGCAATTTAGGTGCAACGCTCAAAGCAATGGGACAGTTCACCACCGCGATCGACCATTATCATCAAGCCATTGCACTCAATCCGAACTATGCAGAAGCTTATCAAAATCTCGGTGTGGTGTTGCTGAACCTGGGTCGAGTTCCTCAAAGCTTAGAGGCATTCCGAACTGCGATCGCGCTACATCAACAACAAAATCCTTCTGAAGCTGAAAGACTCAAGCTTGGTTTAAGAGAGATGGGACTATGGTGA
- a CDS encoding class I SAM-dependent methyltransferase: MFKQAFGVDESLYRYILSNSLQESDILAQLREETAQLPQARMQISPDQGQLMALLVRSIQAKKALEVGVFTGYSSLCVAMALPPNGKLIACDVSEQYTTIARRYWAMANVSDKIELHLAPAIDTLDRLLQDQTETFDFAFIDADKGNYANYYDRAIQLVRPGGLIAIDNVLWSGRVADETDHDKITNTIRAFNAKVAQDDRVWISLLPIADGLTLALKK, from the coding sequence ATGTTTAAGCAGGCGTTTGGTGTCGATGAGTCTCTCTACCGCTATATTCTCTCAAACTCGCTGCAAGAATCAGACATTCTCGCGCAACTTCGCGAAGAAACTGCACAACTGCCTCAAGCCCGAATGCAGATTTCACCCGATCAAGGTCAACTCATGGCGCTGCTGGTGCGATCGATCCAAGCGAAAAAAGCTCTAGAAGTCGGAGTCTTTACCGGATACAGTTCGCTTTGTGTGGCAATGGCACTTCCCCCCAATGGAAAACTGATTGCTTGTGATGTGAGTGAGCAATATACGACAATCGCCCGCCGCTATTGGGCAATGGCAAATGTTTCAGACAAAATCGAATTGCACCTCGCACCCGCGATCGACACGCTCGATCGCCTGCTTCAAGATCAAACAGAAACTTTCGATTTTGCCTTTATTGATGCGGATAAAGGCAACTATGCAAACTACTACGATCGAGCGATTCAACTGGTGCGCCCTGGCGGATTAATTGCGATCGATAATGTGTTGTGGTCGGGTCGTGTGGCAGACGAAACCGATCACGATAAGATTACCAACACCATTCGCGCCTTTAATGCCAAAGTGGCGCAAGACGATCGCGTCTGGATCAGTCTATTGCCAATCGCCGATGGATTAACGTTAGCCCTGAAGAAATGA
- a CDS encoding serine/threonine protein kinase, whose translation MTDPRIGQLLSNRYQLIELIGRGAMGQVYKAEDVLLGGVIVAVKFLSQTLLTRKMRDRFRSEARTCALLSTKSMHIVRVMDYGVDDQEVPYYVMEYLEGNSLSEMISAQNLPLPRFLSLARQLCAGLHCAHQGIAIEGALCPIIHRDIKPSNILVTQDTGFGELLKVLDFGISKLMQADSSQTSSYMGTLAYSSPEQMEGRELDSRSDIYSLGVMFYEMLTGRMPLQADTHSFGGWYKTHHFQQPKSFAEANPSTRVPKVLEALVMRCLAKLPQDRPQTVEEILKALEPLEQRYDANRQISHRIGEALLKRPVTTLTRSTHRLSADDACQLTAWPKDKPIAQIVFPHVLETKQDTSATIWVMLPQQEIENIQIGRLYNQFFKTFLCIQSPHPVVLWVTALYNQIQHKDGNPRWLKCFLDLKTEQGQKLTRLLIEKESYYILFFAIEDPHHCAYVIPVQTTATQRSQIREWMLASQAWASVGKAAVSKDLLKAEFERMKPKILSDLTQVHSDRSTA comes from the coding sequence ATGACTGACCCTCGAATCGGACAATTGCTCTCCAATCGCTATCAACTGATCGAGCTGATCGGACGTGGTGCGATGGGGCAGGTATACAAAGCGGAAGATGTCCTACTCGGCGGCGTGATCGTCGCAGTCAAGTTTCTGTCGCAAACGCTGTTAACGCGGAAAATGCGCGATCGCTTTCGGAGTGAAGCCCGGACTTGTGCGCTCCTCAGCACCAAAAGTATGCACATCGTCCGCGTGATGGATTACGGAGTCGATGACCAAGAAGTGCCCTACTACGTAATGGAATACTTAGAGGGCAATAGCTTGAGCGAAATGATTAGCGCTCAAAATCTACCGCTTCCTCGCTTTCTCAGTTTGGCGCGTCAGCTTTGTGCGGGATTACACTGCGCTCATCAGGGCATTGCGATCGAGGGTGCTCTTTGTCCAATCATTCACCGAGATATCAAGCCTAGCAACATCCTCGTAACACAGGACACGGGTTTCGGAGAATTGCTCAAAGTTCTCGACTTCGGGATTTCCAAATTGATGCAAGCCGACAGCAGTCAAACCAGTTCCTACATGGGAACTTTGGCGTATTCTTCCCCAGAGCAAATGGAAGGACGCGAACTCGATTCGCGATCGGATATCTACAGTTTGGGGGTGATGTTTTATGAAATGCTAACCGGACGAATGCCGCTGCAAGCGGATACCCATTCGTTTGGCGGTTGGTACAAAACGCATCATTTTCAGCAACCAAAAAGTTTTGCCGAGGCAAATCCCTCCACAAGAGTTCCGAAGGTACTAGAAGCCCTGGTCATGCGGTGTTTAGCCAAACTGCCACAAGATCGTCCTCAAACGGTCGAAGAAATTCTCAAAGCTTTAGAGCCGCTCGAACAGCGCTACGATGCCAATCGCCAAATTAGTCATCGCATTGGTGAGGCGTTGCTGAAACGACCCGTTACAACACTAACTCGCAGTACACATCGCCTCTCTGCGGATGATGCTTGCCAACTCACCGCTTGGCCCAAAGATAAGCCGATCGCGCAAATTGTCTTTCCCCACGTTCTCGAAACCAAGCAGGACACTTCAGCAACGATATGGGTGATGCTACCTCAGCAGGAAATTGAGAACATTCAAATCGGTCGGCTATACAATCAGTTTTTCAAAACGTTTCTGTGCATTCAATCGCCGCATCCTGTGGTTCTCTGGGTGACAGCGCTTTACAATCAGATTCAGCATAAAGACGGCAACCCGCGCTGGTTAAAGTGTTTTCTGGATTTGAAAACCGAACAAGGTCAAAAACTAACTCGTCTCCTGATCGAAAAGGAAAGTTATTACATTCTGTTTTTCGCGATCGAAGATCCGCACCACTGCGCCTATGTGATACCCGTACAGACCACAGCTACCCAACGATCGCAAATTCGCGAGTGGATGCTTGCCAGCCAAGCCTGGGCATCTGTGGGCAAAGCAGCCGTCAGTAAAGATTTGCTCAAAGCTGAATTTGAGCGGATGAAGCCGAAAATTTTGTCGGATTTAACCCAGGTTCATTCCGACAGAAGTACGGCTTAA
- the guaA gene encoding glutamine-hydrolyzing GMP synthase, with protein sequence MIVILDFGSQYSELIARRIRETQVYSEVLSYRTTIEQLRQLNPKGIILSGGPNSVYDNGAPHCDAGIWQLGIPVLGVCYGMQLMVQQLGGNVERSDRGEYGKANLAIDDPTDLLTNVEDGSIMWMSHGDSVTQLPSGFEILAHTANTPCAAIAEHDRKLYGVQFHPEVVHSQYGQALIRNFVYHICECEPTWTTDAFVEEAIREIRAKVGDKRVLLALSGGVDSSTLAFLLHRAIGDQLTCMFIDQGFMRKLEPERLVKLFHEQFHIDVAYVNARDRFLAAVEGITDPEEKRKRIGHEFIRVFEAESKRLGPFDYLAQGTLYPDVIESADTNVDPKTGERVAVKIKSHHNVGGLPKDLQFKLIEPLRKLFKDEVRKVGRSIGLPEEIVNRQPFPGPGLAIRILGEVNEEKLNILRDADLIVRQEINRAGIYHDVWQAFAVLLPVRSVGVMGDQRTYAYPIVLRCVKSEDGMTADWARIPYDLLETISNRIVNEVKGVNRVVYDITSKPPGTIEWE encoded by the coding sequence ATGATCGTGATTCTCGATTTTGGGTCGCAATATTCAGAACTGATTGCCCGCCGCATTCGCGAAACCCAAGTCTATTCTGAAGTTCTGTCGTATCGCACCACGATCGAACAGTTGCGCCAACTCAACCCCAAGGGCATTATCCTATCCGGTGGCCCAAATTCGGTTTATGACAATGGCGCACCGCATTGTGATGCGGGAATTTGGCAGCTTGGCATTCCCGTTCTGGGAGTCTGCTACGGAATGCAACTGATGGTGCAACAGCTTGGCGGCAATGTCGAACGCAGCGATCGCGGCGAATACGGCAAAGCAAATCTCGCGATCGATGATCCGACCGATTTGCTTACCAATGTCGAAGATGGCTCGATCATGTGGATGAGCCATGGTGACTCAGTGACGCAACTTCCATCTGGATTTGAGATCCTCGCTCACACGGCGAATACGCCTTGTGCTGCCATTGCCGAACACGATCGTAAACTCTACGGCGTACAGTTCCACCCGGAAGTGGTGCATTCTCAATACGGACAAGCTTTAATCCGTAACTTTGTCTACCACATCTGCGAATGTGAGCCGACCTGGACAACCGATGCGTTTGTCGAAGAAGCGATTCGCGAAATTCGTGCCAAAGTTGGGGATAAGCGAGTGCTGTTAGCGCTGTCTGGCGGCGTGGATTCCTCAACGCTGGCATTCCTGCTGCATCGAGCGATCGGCGATCAACTCACCTGTATGTTTATCGACCAAGGCTTCATGCGAAAGCTAGAGCCAGAACGCTTAGTGAAGCTGTTTCATGAGCAGTTTCATATCGATGTTGCCTATGTGAACGCTCGCGATCGTTTCTTGGCAGCGGTCGAGGGTATCACCGATCCTGAAGAAAAACGCAAACGCATCGGGCACGAATTCATCCGCGTGTTTGAAGCAGAATCGAAGCGGTTAGGGCCGTTCGATTATCTCGCTCAAGGGACGCTTTACCCGGACGTGATTGAATCTGCAGATACTAACGTTGATCCAAAAACCGGAGAACGAGTCGCAGTCAAAATCAAGAGCCATCACAATGTCGGTGGACTGCCAAAAGATCTGCAATTCAAGCTGATCGAACCGTTGCGGAAACTGTTCAAAGACGAAGTACGAAAGGTTGGTCGATCGATCGGTCTGCCTGAAGAGATCGTCAATCGTCAGCCCTTCCCTGGCCCCGGTCTAGCGATTCGGATTTTGGGCGAAGTGAACGAAGAAAAGCTGAACATTCTGCGGGATGCCGATCTAATCGTGCGTCAGGAAATCAATCGCGCAGGCATTTACCACGATGTATGGCAAGCTTTTGCCGTCTTGCTGCCTGTGCGAAGCGTCGGAGTGATGGGAGATCAACGCACTTATGCTTATCCGATCGTGCTGCGCTGCGTCAAGAGCGAAGACGGCATGACCGCAGACTGGGCGCGAATTCCCTACGATCTGCTTGAAACCATTTCCAACCGCATTGTGAACGAAGTCAAGGGTGTGAACCGTGTGGTTTACGACATCACCTCGAAGCCACCGGGAACGATCGAGTGGGAATAA
- a CDS encoding cation transporter, with amino-acid sequence MAPHHRHPPGHGHTHRTNSYNRAFIVSVTLNAGFVVAEVVYGLLANSLALLADAGHNLSDVLGLLLAWGASILARRQPTPRRTFGFRRSSILAALLNATFLLIACGGIGLEAIQRFHTPAPVEGGTIILVAAIGIAVNTISALMFVSGRSSDLNIRGAFLHLAADALVSLGVVLTGIAILMTGWQWLDPIVSLAITIVIVIGTWQLFQESFNLMLDAVPEEIEPLAVRTYLAERPGVAQVHDLHIWAMSTTEVALTAHLITPAGHPGDAFLAELCRELHDHFGIEHATIQIELGDPSTACAVACEDAIQ; translated from the coding sequence ATGGCACCCCACCACAGGCATCCCCCCGGTCACGGTCATACCCACCGGACTAATTCTTACAATCGCGCTTTTATTGTCAGTGTCACGCTGAATGCTGGTTTTGTCGTTGCTGAAGTGGTGTATGGACTTTTAGCTAACTCTCTAGCGCTGCTTGCGGATGCAGGACACAATCTCAGCGACGTTTTAGGATTATTACTGGCTTGGGGGGCGAGTATTTTAGCGCGTCGTCAACCGACTCCCCGACGCACGTTTGGATTTCGCCGATCGTCAATCTTAGCCGCTTTGCTCAATGCAACGTTTCTCCTCATTGCCTGTGGTGGCATTGGCTTAGAAGCGATCCAACGATTTCACACTCCAGCACCCGTTGAAGGTGGAACGATTATTTTGGTAGCAGCGATCGGGATTGCGGTGAATACGATCAGTGCGCTGATGTTCGTGTCGGGACGCAGCTCTGATCTGAATATTCGCGGCGCATTTTTGCATTTAGCCGCCGATGCGCTGGTTTCGCTGGGCGTGGTGCTAACTGGGATTGCAATTCTGATGACTGGATGGCAGTGGCTTGATCCGATCGTCAGTTTGGCAATTACGATCGTGATTGTGATCGGGACATGGCAACTGTTTCAAGAATCGTTTAATCTCATGCTGGATGCAGTTCCAGAAGAGATTGAACCGCTTGCGGTGCGAACGTACCTTGCAGAGCGTCCTGGTGTCGCTCAGGTGCATGATTTGCACATTTGGGCGATGAGTACAACCGAGGTGGCGCTAACGGCTCATTTGATCACCCCGGCTGGGCATCCGGGAGATGCCTTCTTAGCTGAACTCTGCCGCGAGTTGCATGATCATTTCGGCATCGAACACGCCACAATTCAAATCGAGCTTGGTGATCCAAGTACAGCTTGTGCTGTAGCTTGTGAAGATGCCATCCAATAA
- a CDS encoding ATP-dependent metallopeptidase FtsH/Yme1/Tma family protein has translation MNKRWRNAGLYALLAIVVIALATAVFDKQPQTRETWRYSQFIQEVEKNNVNKVSLSSDRSRALVQSQDGSRILVNLPSDPELISILTRNNVDISVLPATDGNDFWLRAVSSLFFPILLLVGLFFLLRRAQNGPGSQAMNFGKSKARVQMEPQTQVTFNDVAGIDQAKLELNEVVDFLKNADRFTAIGAKIPKGVLLVGPPGTGKTLLAKAVAGEAGVPFFSISGSEFVEMFVGVGASRVRDLFEQAKTNAPCIVFIDEIDAVGRQRGAGLGGGNDEREQTLNQLLTEMDGFEGNTGIIIIAATNRPDVLDAALLRPGRFDRQVVVDRPDYAGRLEVLNVHARGKTLSKDVDLEKIARRTPGFTGADLSNLLNEAAILAARRNLTEVSMDEINDAIDRVLAGPEKKDRVMSEKRKELVAYHEAGHALVGALMPDYDPVQKISIIPRGRAGGLTWFTPSEDRMDSGLYSRSYLQNQMAVALGGRIAEEIVFGEEEVTTGASNDLQQVARVAKQMVTRFGMSDRLGPVALGRQQGNMFLGRDIAAERDFSEETAAAIDDEVRNLVEQAYRRAKAVLVQNRPVLDKLAEMLVEKETVDSDELQELLSTSDVKIAAIA, from the coding sequence GTGAACAAGCGGTGGAGAAATGCAGGGCTATATGCGCTTTTAGCGATCGTCGTGATTGCCTTAGCAACGGCGGTCTTTGATAAGCAACCCCAAACACGTGAAACTTGGCGCTACAGCCAGTTTATTCAAGAAGTTGAAAAAAATAACGTCAATAAAGTAAGTTTGAGTTCCGATCGCTCGCGCGCCTTGGTGCAGTCCCAAGACGGTAGCCGGATTCTAGTTAATCTACCCAGCGACCCCGAACTCATTAGCATTCTGACCCGCAACAACGTTGATATTTCTGTCCTGCCTGCAACCGATGGCAACGACTTCTGGCTCCGCGCCGTCAGCAGCCTGTTCTTCCCGATCTTGCTGCTTGTGGGTCTATTCTTCCTGTTGCGCCGTGCTCAAAACGGGCCGGGTAGCCAAGCCATGAACTTCGGCAAATCCAAAGCTAGAGTTCAAATGGAACCTCAAACCCAAGTCACATTTAATGATGTGGCAGGGATTGACCAGGCAAAACTCGAACTCAATGAAGTCGTGGACTTCTTGAAGAATGCCGATCGCTTTACCGCAATTGGCGCAAAAATTCCCAAGGGTGTCCTGCTTGTCGGCCCTCCCGGAACCGGTAAAACCTTGCTGGCAAAAGCAGTTGCAGGTGAAGCAGGTGTACCGTTCTTCTCAATTTCGGGTTCTGAGTTCGTTGAGATGTTCGTCGGTGTGGGAGCTTCCCGCGTCCGCGATCTGTTTGAGCAAGCAAAAACCAACGCACCTTGTATCGTCTTTATTGATGAAATTGATGCGGTTGGTCGTCAACGGGGCGCAGGTCTCGGTGGCGGAAACGATGAACGGGAGCAAACCCTGAACCAACTTCTTACCGAGATGGACGGGTTTGAAGGCAACACCGGAATCATCATCATCGCGGCAACGAACCGCCCTGATGTGCTGGATGCTGCGCTCTTGCGTCCGGGTCGGTTTGACCGTCAAGTGGTGGTCGATCGTCCTGATTACGCAGGTCGTTTGGAAGTGCTCAACGTCCACGCTCGCGGCAAAACCCTGTCGAAAGATGTTGATCTTGAAAAGATCGCCCGTCGGACTCCTGGATTTACCGGAGCAGACTTGTCGAACTTGCTGAACGAAGCCGCGATTCTGGCGGCTCGTCGCAATCTGACCGAAGTTTCGATGGACGAAATTAACGATGCCATCGATCGCGTCCTCGCTGGACCTGAGAAGAAAGATCGCGTCATGAGCGAAAAGCGTAAAGAGCTAGTCGCTTACCACGAAGCAGGTCATGCATTAGTCGGTGCGTTAATGCCCGATTACGATCCAGTTCAAAAAATCAGCATCATTCCTCGCGGTCGTGCAGGTGGTTTAACTTGGTTCACACCGAGCGAAGACCGGATGGATTCGGGCTTATACTCCCGCTCCTACCTGCAAAACCAGATGGCAGTTGCACTCGGTGGTCGGATTGCTGAAGAGATCGTCTTTGGTGAAGAAGAAGTGACCACAGGCGCATCGAATGACCTTCAGCAAGTGGCACGAGTGGCGAAGCAGATGGTGACACGCTTTGGAATGAGCGATCGTTTAGGCCCGGTAGCGCTTGGTCGTCAGCAAGGCAATATGTTTCTCGGTCGGGACATTGCCGCAGAACGCGACTTCTCGGAAGAAACCGCAGCCGCGATCGATGACGAAGTGCGGAACTTGGTCGAGCAAGCGTATCGTCGCGCTAAAGCGGTTCTGGTTCAAAATCGTCCGGTTCTCGACAAACTGGCTGAAATGCTAGTTGAGAAAGAAACGGTGGATTCAGACGAACTGCAAGAATTGCTCAGCACCAGTGATGTGAAGATTGCAGCGATCGCGTAA
- a CDS encoding cobalt-precorrin-5B (C(1))-methyltransferase — MKSGYTLPVFACASAIAALHHLRHGIAIDQVELDLINPAQIVQIAIDQVAKLSKNSALAITRSDPGDNLDLTRNTPVWAMVELETSAAIGDLGGPLNPPRVGDFDVSDNVERITIVGGEGVGQRSDQQAAIYAYAQQLILTNLNRLLHAGESLRVTLILPEGRQLAKRTSNEAFGVVEGLSLLGTSGIAQPLSAPDQLEQFRAELQEKSKRFDTLVFCIGENGLDLAAKLGIDRDRTLKTANWIGSLLVEAGIQQVKSILLFGYHGKLMKLAGGIFHTHHHVADARQEILTAHAAKVGIDPADLQAILASATAEDGLKYLRNLGKEIEVYTSIAQTIDDRAQHYIFTHSEATVEVGSILFDRARQILVKSRKATQLLESVC, encoded by the coding sequence ATGAAATCTGGATATACCTTACCTGTTTTTGCTTGTGCCTCTGCGATCGCTGCTCTGCACCACCTTCGACACGGAATCGCGATCGATCAGGTTGAGCTTGATTTAATTAATCCGGCTCAAATTGTTCAGATCGCGATCGATCAGGTTGCGAAATTAAGTAAAAATTCTGCGTTAGCAATCACTCGCAGCGATCCGGGTGACAATCTCGACCTCACCCGCAATACGCCTGTTTGGGCAATGGTGGAATTAGAGACAAGTGCTGCGATTGGAGATCTCGGAGGCCCCCTAAATCCCCCACGAGTGGGGGACTTTGATGTTTCCGATAATGTAGAGAGAATTACGATCGTCGGCGGTGAAGGCGTTGGACAGCGATCGGATCAACAAGCTGCCATCTACGCTTACGCTCAACAGCTAATTCTCACCAACTTAAATCGGTTGCTTCATGCTGGAGAATCGCTGCGCGTCACCTTAATCTTGCCTGAAGGTCGGCAACTGGCAAAACGCACCTCAAACGAAGCGTTCGGAGTCGTTGAAGGCTTATCGCTGCTTGGAACTTCGGGCATTGCTCAACCGCTCAGCGCTCCCGACCAGCTCGAACAATTTCGCGCAGAACTTCAGGAAAAATCAAAGCGATTTGACACCCTCGTTTTTTGCATTGGAGAGAATGGTTTGGATCTTGCCGCAAAATTGGGCATCGATCGCGATCGCACCCTCAAAACTGCGAATTGGATCGGGTCTCTCTTAGTCGAGGCGGGAATTCAGCAAGTGAAATCAATCCTCCTATTTGGCTATCACGGTAAATTAATGAAACTTGCAGGTGGCATCTTTCATACCCATCATCATGTTGCCGATGCTCGACAAGAAATTCTCACCGCTCATGCTGCAAAAGTGGGAATCGATCCAGCAGATTTGCAAGCCATTCTTGCCAGCGCTACGGCTGAAGACGGATTGAAATACTTAAGAAATTTAGGAAAAGAAATCGAAGTTTATACCTCGATCGCCCAAACGATCGACGATCGTGCCCAGCATTACATCTTTACCCACAGTGAGGCAACCGTTGAGGTCGGTAGTATTTTGTTCGATCGTGCTCGGCAGATTTTGGTAAAAAGCAGAAAAGCAACCCAACTGCTTGAGTCCGTTTGCTAA
- a CDS encoding universal stress protein, which produces MFYRILICTDFNDGLQRLVHFVPQFAASGMQQIVFLHVVPLSEDLGVPKANAEKVARAQKRLASALEQIPAGVEVKVEVQPGRAVDVIPRIAKTYQSDVILMGTQSRNLFTETLFGSTTAELSQRSPTPLMTVRPQLISALTTEELTLRCQHLFRGLLIPYDDSNASKHTIAQIVQHAQPEIPQTCYLCRVIEEGGRFAPSPAEEQRLISETLAPAQAQLQAAGIKAELELRRGNAIAQILQAAQDKDVSAIAISSNSSNRGFYSVPSFAAELLRRSLHPVLFFPAPR; this is translated from the coding sequence ATGTTTTACCGGATTTTAATCTGTACTGACTTCAACGATGGACTCCAACGACTGGTACATTTTGTCCCTCAGTTTGCCGCCAGCGGAATGCAGCAAATTGTATTTCTTCATGTCGTGCCGCTCTCAGAAGATCTCGGAGTGCCTAAGGCCAATGCCGAAAAAGTCGCTCGTGCTCAAAAACGGCTTGCTTCTGCACTAGAACAAATTCCCGCAGGAGTCGAAGTCAAAGTCGAAGTACAACCCGGACGCGCTGTAGATGTGATTCCCCGCATCGCCAAAACCTATCAATCCGATGTGATTTTGATGGGAACCCAAAGCCGTAACCTTTTCACCGAAACTCTATTTGGTAGCACCACCGCAGAACTTTCGCAGCGATCGCCCACTCCCCTCATGACAGTGCGCCCTCAACTGATCTCAGCCCTCACCACCGAAGAACTGACCCTGCGCTGTCAGCATCTATTCCGGGGACTGCTGATTCCCTACGACGACAGCAATGCTTCAAAGCACACGATCGCTCAAATTGTTCAACATGCCCAACCTGAAATCCCTCAGACTTGCTACCTTTGTCGCGTCATTGAAGAAGGCGGCAGATTTGCTCCCTCGCCTGCGGAAGAACAACGTTTAATCTCAGAAACCTTAGCGCCTGCTCAAGCCCAACTGCAAGCCGCAGGTATCAAAGCCGAACTCGAACTGCGTCGAGGAAACGCGATCGCTCAAATCCTACAGGCTGCTCAGGATAAAGATGTCAGCGCGATCGCAATCTCCTCTAACAGCAGCAATCGTGGCTTCTACTCTGTTCCTAGCTTTGCAGCAGAACTCTTACGACGAAGTTTGCATCCCGTTTTATTTTTTCCGGCTCCGCGTTAA